One Lepeophtheirus salmonis chromosome W, UVic_Lsal_1.4, whole genome shotgun sequence genomic window carries:
- the LOC121131425 gene encoding uncharacterized protein, with amino-acid sequence MKESSSDEDFDYLNEKDVMKPPLTISEDSIKSSMPSSSTVLEEEQQQIKHNSAPVINEKILRAVTSKRNVTSPKPPTSPKPSRIPRVNNNNSDITKIYTEALSNGTENNNKNSKVAAVVNRSKPYRDITEIYKNTILAKEATPPQSLRNKPTKAITSLYTDKIDKPISPYPSEKLKCPKKIFQNSTFCVFLYLHYRHVPGSKSKNRIYGFTLGVMKGIV; translated from the exons ATGAAGGAGTCTTCCTCTGATGAAGACTTTGATTACTTGAATGAGAAAGACGTCATGAAACCCCCGTTGACTATTTCTGAGGATTCAATCAAATCCTCCATGCCTTCATCATCTACAGTCCTGGAGGAAgaacaacaacaaataaaacataattctGCTCCCgttattaatgagaaaatccTTCGTGCGGTAACTTCAAAACGCAATGTAACCTCTCCCAAGCCGCCCACATCTCCTAAACCTAGTCGCATTCCCCGAGTCAACAATAACAATAGCGACATTACAAAGATTTATACAGAGGCATTAAGTAATGGCActgaaaacaataataaaaattcaaaagttgcTGCTGTTGTGAACAGATCTAAACCCTATCGAGACATTACAGAGATTTACAAAAATACCATTCTGGCCAAAGAAGCCACACCTCCACAAAGTCTTAGGAACAAACCAACTAAAGCTATTACTTCTCTTTACACTGATAAAATTGACAAACCCATCTCCCCATACCCTTCAGAAAAGTTAAAATGTCCTAAAAAG ATTTTTCAAAACAGCACTTTTTGCGTTTTCTTATACCTCCATTATCGACATGTTCCCGGCTCCAAATCAAAAAACCGTATTTATGGATTCACTCTTGGGGTAATGAAAGGAATAGTTTAG